The Alteribacter populi genomic sequence AACCAGCGAACCTCTTTACATTTATGCAAAATACAAGTGCCCCGATACGGACCATGCTGGCACTAAAAGAGTTGGCCATTCATTTAATTAAAATTACAAGTGATTTGCGATTACTAACCTCAGGCCCAAGAACAGGGTTAGCTGAAATCACCCTCCCCTCTGTTCAACCTGGCTCCACGATTATGCCTGGGAAAGTAAATCCAGCTATTTTAGAAATGGTGCATATGGTGTGCTGCCAAGTTATCGGTTATGAAGCAGCAATAGCTACAGCGGGGATAGCAAGTCAGTTAGAAATTAATGTGATGATGCCGGTGATCGCTTACACTTTGCTACAATCCATCGAAATACTGTCAAATGCGATTCCAACGCTTGTATCGAAATGTATTACAGGCATTCAAGCAAATGAACAAATCTGCAAAAATTGGATGGACTCCAGTCTTTCATTGGTTACTGCACTAAGTCCAATTTTAGGATACGACCTCGCTTCGCAAGTTGGAAAACAAGCTGATGAAGAAGACAAAACCTTAATACAAATCCTTCAAGAAAAAGGTCTGCTAACAAAAGAAATTGAACAAGCATTAAAGCCTGAAGGGATGGTTTAGCCATTTAACGCAAATGTTAATCCTGTTTGTTGATTTTTTGCCTCAGCTTTCTAATTCCCATAGGGTACTACTTTGAGCTAATAACAAAACGCCCTACATTAGAAACCCTCCCATATATAGTCGATTGACTCCTTCAAAAGTACGACAGTTCACCCATTCTAACATTCCCAAGATTTCACACCCTGTAATCGTTATTGCAGGGTATTGAGTAATCGGTCTAAAGTAAAATTTATAAATCAGTGTTTAGTTTTGTATACAAATTAACGATCATTTCTATTTGTTTCCTTCGTATTAAGAATACGGCCAAATAGATAACATAGTCACCCTCGTACCTGGATACACCGTCAAAACTTTTTTATTCAACACGAAACCTATACTTTTAAATTGCTATAACCCCCTTTTTAAATAGTACTATTTTACGAATTTTTAAAATAATCAGACAAAAATTTGAACGCTACATAACTCTGTGACAAAATATACATTACACAAGGCCTTGTGAATATAAAATGAAAGTGTGATTAAATGTATGTGAAAAAACATTCATTTCCTGCCATGATAGGTCTTATCATTGTACTCCTCCTGCCGAGTATGAACTTCGCTGCTGCACAAGAAGGAGAAGAACAACACCTTGAGGTAGGTGATGTAAACATTATCCCACTCCAGGTTTCTGGTCCTCCCGAGGAACGGCTTAATCTGGTAATTTTTGGCGACGGCTACACCGCCGATGAGATGGACAAGTTCCACGAAGATGTCGACAGAAACCAAAACGTTCAGTGGAGCGTTGAACCGTTCCGCAGCTACCGCAACTACTTCAACGTGTACATGATCGAAAGTCCTTCAAATGATTCCGGTATCAGCTGTGATCCCGACGATGGGAATATCAGGCGTGACACAGTCTTCAATCTACAGTTTGCAAATAACTGTCCTGCAGACGAACTCGCGCGCGGCATCACGTATGGATCCGGCGGAGCACAAGCTCGCACTAGTATAATCGAGGATTACGTGGCACCAGAGCTTGGCATTTCTGCCAACGCACAGAACATCCAGACGTTAGTGCTCGCCAACACTTTCACATATGGTGGCATCGGCGGCGTCCACGCCACAACTTCCGGCGGGAGCCCTCAAGGACCACTCGTCTCTCTGCACGAGCTAGGGCACTCCTTAGGCAACCTTCAAGACGAGTATCCCTACTGGGATCGTGGAGTTCCTGGTGCTGCCCACCCGGATGAAGAGCCAAGCTCCATTCATCATACTCGCATGACGTCAGAAGAGATGATCGAAAATGAAGCCAAGTGGTGGCGCTGGCTAGGTGAAGAGAGCGAATCTGGCGGTATCATTCGTGCCGCTGACCCCGATGGCTACGAGAGCGGGTTGTATAACAGCTCTAACGTTTGGCGTCCTAGCGAACACTCGATGATGAGGCATACTGGCTTCTACTTCGATCAGGTCAGTCGAGAACACATGACCCAACGTATTACTGGAATGCGTAACGCCAGTGAGATGCCAATGTCCTCCACACCTGAGGGAGAGGTTGGCACCGAAGATGTTCTCTGGATCGAGACGATGCAGCCAAGGTTCCACGTGCTAGATGTGACCTGGGAGATTAATGGCGAGGAAATATCAGATACGCACAATCGTCGCCACTTAGAGCTCGCAAGCCTAGAGCTGGAGAACGGTGACACTGTCATAGCGACGGTGCAGGACCAAACAGATTTTGTACGCGACCCGTACTACCTCGAAGGTCCGAGAATGACCCAGACTAGGGAGTGGACAGTAGGTGAGCCTCTTCCAGAGGTGGAGGTAGATGTAAAATTCACCAACTATACATCAACGGAGCGTGCCCTTGCATACAACGAGGTAGTCTTTGTCCAAACCGCCAATCCGAACGATAGGGTGCTTAACGTTACTTGGAAACTAAACGGAGAGGAAATAGTAGACGCACACAACAGCCGTCTCCTTAACCTCGGAGAATTGGATTTGCCCGAGGATAGCTCTGAGCTGGCCGTAACTGTGACCGACCCAGATGATCCAGACGTTGATGCGGACACGATTAGCTGGACGGTAGATAATGGTTTCCCAGCAGCACCTAGGACACTGTCTGATCCAATCACTACGCTGTCAGGTGATGGCGAACACAACGTGTACTTCAACGAGTTCAACATGCTCCTTGAGCCTGAGGACGACCAGCCTGGGTTTGTTGTGGGTGAGCTTCGACTTAATGGTCAAGGCTGGTACAACTACTTCGGATTTCCTGAGGAACCCGAAGGTACACCGTTCAAGCTCTCACACTCTGGTACCGATGTGAAAGCACTGACATACGGCAACCTCGGCACTGGAGGACTGTCGAAAGCAACATTTGAGCAGTCCTTTGGTCAGGACGACCCAGGAGGCGCATTCGTCCCTGGATTTGGTACACACTCCATTGAGCACCGGGCCATCGATGCAGCAGGTAACATCGGTGATGCCGAAGCGTTCCAAGCGACCGTTCTACCAGGAGAATCACCTGCTTGCACGGATACGATCACCGGCAACCATAACGGCGGTCTAACCGTCACCGAGGGAGTGACCTGCCTTGATGACACTCAAATACGCGGTGGTCTCACGGTAGAGAACGGAGCTGCGGTAGTGGTATCAGATAGCTCGATCAATGGCGGCCTTCGTTCCGAAAATGCAAGTGTAGTACAGATATTCGGAACGGACGTAAATGGAAAATCACAAATCACTGGAACTTCAAACGATGTGACTTTAGCTGGGAACTCATTTAATGGCGGTCTCACTCTTTCCGATAACATTCAAATTTCTGCGAATGAGCAGTTCGGCGAGTACGGACCGATCCTGTCAGGTAACTCAGTCAACGGTCCATTAGCGTGCGCCGGTAATAGTGCCGATGTCACCGACTTCGAAGCTGCTAATGTCGTTGATGGTCCTACAACTGGTGAGTGCACAGGTATGTAACGGTCTATTTAATGACCAACCTTTGTCGGGTGGGGGGATAACGTCCTCCACCCGATATTAACTAACTTAAAAGTAAGCATAGTCGAAAAAAGCGAGATGTAGAAACAGGTAATTCACAGAAGAAATCGCATGGATTTTCACTACGAAAAGAAATTAGATGCGATTTTTCTCCCGTCCTTTTGCATCACTCTTCAGGCAGGTCGCGTACGAATGTTTCCAAAAACAGTCGGAAAAATTCACTGTAATCCATTTCTAAAGCAATTAATTGTTTTTTTTCCGCCTCTTCAGGCTTTTCCTCCTCAGGGATTAACCCATAGTTTGGCCGGAAATCAGCAATGCTCTCCCCCCGGCCTGGTCCAGTGCTTGTTTCAATATATACTTCCCGCTCAATCATCGTGAACATCTCAGGGTTTGTTAAATACATAAGCGGTACTATATCATGGATCAATGCTCCATTTAACCCTGGTATAAACTCCTGATAAACCTCATTGTAGAAACTAAACATTAACTGAATCGGCTCCTTAATCGATTCCACTGGCGAGTTCTCAATAATATAGTCAATCATCTCTGGTGAAACAAGTGCTTCTCCGGTTACATCTAAAGGAAACACATGCGTTTCGATGTTTTCAAATACAAATTTTGAGGCAACAGGATCTCCATAAAAATTAGCCTCCGCAGCTGGCGTTACATTGCCCGGTACAAGAAAAGCGCCACCCATGATATAGTAATCTTTCACTTGCTCCATTTTCTGTTTTCCAAGCATGTACGCCACCATTAATCCTGTATTTCTGCCAATTTCAACTACAGATACATCATCATATAAATCAAACACTTCATAAAGATCCGTAAAATTCGTTAACTGATACCCTAAACCTTCTGGCTCAAAATCGCCTAAACCCTCGACACCGTGGATTTCCGGATAAAACTCGACATAAACATCAGAAACCGGTTGATTAGCCCCTCCATAAATAGGGATATCCACGTCTAATATATTTAAAATTGTTGCAATATTCCTCGTGGCTATTTCGACTTCAATGTTTCCGTAACCGGCTACAATGCCGACTACATTAATGTCTGGATGCAAGACACTATACATAATTGCAAAAGCATCATCTACACCTGGGTCTGCAAATAAAAGGACATTTTTCAAAGAACTCATTCCTTTTCCTCATTTTTCATAAAAGCCAGATTTCCCACTCATAATTAGTTATGTTAGGCATTCATGTAATGTTCCACTTTATGTAAACTTGTTAACCATTCATTCGCTTCGAAAACCGAATCCTGCTCTCAAATTTTTAGTCTTATCACGAGTTCCTATAGGAGATCGCTATACTAAAGTGCTGAGCGACCGGGATCTAAACTTTTAAATGATTATCCCCTTTGCTCAGAATTATGAAGGCATCAGCCATGTTTAATGTTTCACTTTTAATTATGGCTCTTTTCGTATGTATTGTTGCTTTTAATCTTCGCAGCTGAAGCCTCTCCTTCATAATAGGGTTCAAAGTGAAGCTAGTGAACGGCTTTACACCAGTCAAATTAAGGGAGAATCGGGGTTATATGGAGCGCTTTATCGTGTAATTTGCTCTTGAGTTGAATATATTTAAGGTAGTAAAGCTTTGAATGGGAGTGAGTTTAAAAGTGAAACCTAATGTATTTTTAATTATGGTAGATCAAATACGGGGGCTATACAGATGGGAAGCGGTTGTTTGTAGGGGTAAAACCGCGTTCGACATTGAGCCACGTATTGTCGAGGGCAAATCATGAATAGTGTGCGTCCAAAAAGGTGGGCTAATAAAGCCAGAAAGGACGTGTGGAAGCTGTGAAAAGGGATGAACTCCGAATAATAGATATTGTGAGTATGTCATTAGCTCAGAAATGATTCATACTTCATCAATGTGATGAATTTACAAAGCACTATACAAGCGAAGGAAATACACGTAGACTCCAGCGGGAAAGCGAAGACGTTGAGACCCCACAGTGAGCGCACTTTGCGAACGAGGAGGCTCAGCGCGAGCCCGCGGAAAGCGTAGTGTATTTCCGAAGCGGTAGGTTATGTCGCAGTTTATATATTTTGTGTCATGAACAACAATCTTTTAGAAAACAGCCTTACTTATAAAGGCCCGAAGACACCACGACACTTCTGCGGAAGTATAATATGCTTCTCATATGAATGATTTCTGAGATAATGACATACTCATAAACTTTTAAATTACAAAAGGGACTGATCTAGTAACGATCAGTCCCTGTTTTACCTTTTTATTACTCTACTAAATTGATAAAGATGCCATCAGCATCTGGTTTTTCTTCAATATATCCTGTTTCATGTAACCATTCGATCGTCTCTTGCCATGATTCTTCAAACTGGCTTCCGAAAGGTTCGCCCTCATCTTCCATTTTTGCTAATAAAATGTCGAGGCTTTTTTCTTCTACTTCTCGAATGAGCGGGAAGTTTTCCTGGTCCTCATGACTAAAGAGAATATCGAGGCTTTCATCTGGGTTTTCTTTCATAAATTCATAAGCTTTTTGAGCGGCGCTCCAA encodes the following:
- a CDS encoding nucleoside hydrolase, coding for MSSLKNVLLFADPGVDDAFAIMYSVLHPDINVVGIVAGYGNIEVEIATRNIATILNILDVDIPIYGGANQPVSDVYVEFYPEIHGVEGLGDFEPEGLGYQLTNFTDLYEVFDLYDDVSVVEIGRNTGLMVAYMLGKQKMEQVKDYYIMGGAFLVPGNVTPAAEANFYGDPVASKFVFENIETHVFPLDVTGEALVSPEMIDYIIENSPVESIKEPIQLMFSFYNEVYQEFIPGLNGALIHDIVPLMYLTNPEMFTMIEREVYIETSTGPGRGESIADFRPNYGLIPEEEKPEEAEKKQLIALEMDYSEFFRLFLETFVRDLPEE